The DNA window GGGTTTATACTTATCCATAAGTCTCCTCAGAACTAGATCAAGCCCTCGCGCTTAGACAGATCCTTGTTAAGCCGTTTTTCTCACCAAGGCTTCCAAGACTGTGGAGAAAACGGTCTTGACGTCGAATAATACTGTTTTCTACGCTGCCCCAGCGCAAGATCGACAAATTCTGGCAACACAAAGCTAACAAACTCTGGATTCGGGGTGCCCCAGCGAAGACCTACACAAGACGGGTCAACATACACGTATAATTTCATGCTCGTCAAAGGGTATTCCGCTTCTTTAGGGCGCCCGTATCGCGGCTTGTCAGAAATCTTGAAAGGCCACAACTTGCATGCCGCTGGCTTCATATGTTGCATTGAGCACAGCCAACTGTTGTAGTGGTTTTGCAAAAACACGCAGGTGCCGTCGTTTTTACGCCTCAGATAGAGTCGGCTTAAGCCGGGTATCGTGTAGTCTACGCCATAGGTCTTGACTATGTTTACCCACTCGGGAAAATCCAAGACCACGTCAAAGCCTTTGCAGCATAAACCGCAACCATTGCAATTCCAGGATTCGATGTAACGCCAAGGAACGGGCAACATGGCCAAAATCAAGATTAAAATTCGAACGGTACGTTCTAATAAGCCTAACTCCGCGTGAGTTCTTCAGCTTTGCTTCTTCAGAATGTGGGTTCTCAGAATGTTCTCGAGTTTCGGTAGCACCCACAAGCATTTTGATACTCCGTCTTCAACTATGTTGACGTACATGAACACTCAAGATGTTAATTCGTAAGAGTTAATATACCCGTTATTTCTCGTTCTGATATATGTTCGACTCTAGACCTTTTCAAACGATTCTTAAATCTCAGCGGAATCGTGAAAGAAGGCGCTAGAGCAGATCCGTCTCCTTCTTTCGCAAATCAAGCCTCCGTGCTCGTCACGTTGGCTTGCACAAAGATGTCTCTATGATCAACTACGTGGGCTGAGACTTCGACCTGCGATGATGGAAACGTCGCTGTGAAAGACGCCAAGTATGTGCCATTTCCGTAATTCTGAAGCACGTAGTTATTGGTCTCATCGGGAATCAACCAGTTATTGGAAACCCTGTAATGAGTTGTGATACTATCCGCCAGCGCAGGCTCAGCCTCATTCAACAAGTTCAGTGTCACATTCACCTGCCTACTAGTTTCATTTAACCTTCGATTCGTACTCGAAATCACCAAAGACGTTGTAGCATTGATGAAATATGGCTGTTCAACGTCTGCTTCGCGACCTGAAAGCGAATGCGTAAAGTTTGCAAAAGCAGATGAAACTCCGTAGCTGCTCACGCCCCAGTCCAGCCATAAGCCAGTCGAGTAGGTTGTTGTCTCTGCTACCGTATAGTTCAGTGTGCTCTTTCCATGCAAATACTGACTGCCGACAAACGACGCCCACCTTCGTAGATTCAGTTCAAGCACGTCGCCGGGGCCTCCATTAGAAGCGTTCGCAAGTGAGCCAAAAATAACATGTCTTGAACCCAATTTCACGCTTTGCATGAAATCGCCGAGTGACTCTGCCCCTGTCTCACCAGAATTCTTGCCAACTTCAAGAATGTAGAGTTGTGCAGACAAGAGAAGCGAAGCCATTATGAATGCGGTGATCAGCAGAATCTGGCCCGAGTTTTTTCTTGGTCTCACTTTTGCTCCGGTCTCCTAACCTGTCCACGCCAACTGCAGGCGAACAACAAAAAACTCAACAGTTTGACTCCGAGTTGCGCAAACATACTGAACAGCGACAGCTTCTAGCCCCAGTAAATTTGAGTTCTGAATTGTCTCTGAATTGACTACGTTGTCTGCTTGATCGTAAACAGTTAGATTGAATGAGAGACCCATTGGTAACAGGACATCTAAAGATGTTTTTATGCGAGTCCAGTTCTGCTGGAGGATCAAATTACCAAGTGTGCCGTCCGCGTCAAGTTCCATCAGAGCCTGTATGCCCATACTTACCAGAGATCTCTGCTTTGAAAGGTCAGGGGAAGTTGGAAAAGTGAAAGAAACTAGCACAGCTGAAAATACGACTGCGATGGCTAGAAAGGACTCTATGATTCTAATCTGCCCTTTCCGATCAAACATCGTCGCTTAAACCTCCCCACCTTGTGACGGCTTCGTAAAGGGCAGAATTAATGGTTACAATTCGGCTATGAACAGCGATTCTTGACCCAGCAATACTCCCACTGAAATCCGCTCCAATCTGAAAAGGAATCTGCGGATAGACCACCCATTCAGCGAAAGACGTTGATCCATTAAACCCTGTAAGCACCATGACCGTTGTACTTGCGTCGAGAAGACGAGGTATCACGTACTCGACAGTCTGAACACCTTGTGCCTTGACGGTTAAACTAGAATTGTGGTCGAATGTGAAAGCTTGGGCTTTCGTGACTTCAACAGAGTCATAAAACAGAGACGCATTCAACACGTAGTCAAGTGGACTTAGCCTAGTGAAAGTCAGATTTGGCAAAGGGCTTGGCACATTATGCCCAAAGGCGAACGCACTGAAAGACACCACCTGCGCATTTGCTGTTGACTGAGCGAAAACGAGAAGCACTGCTGTTCCATTGGTTGAGTTTGGAATACCTATCATTAACGTACCGGCGCCGTTTGATGAAGTGGAGGCTGTTGTCTTGTTGACAAAGTCTCTAACAGCCACGTAGCCGCTTAAACTGGCTGAAACTGGCATCCCTGATTTCCTTGCATTAACCTCAAATTCATACACCGTCTGGGTTCCTTGAGTTGAGTTGGAAACAGATTCTATCGACAGCTCAAACGGTGGTCTAATCTCGACCTGAAAAGAGACATCCTTGACGCCAAACGCTTGCCACAAGTCAGAGTAATCCAATGAGTAGCTGTTCTCGCTGTTTAACCGCGACACCTTATCTACGTCGAGTTCATAAGGCTGAAGCGCACTTGCCTTCGCAAGACCGAGACTTGTCGGCTTCGTGTTCTTCATTTGTCCCCATTTCGTGGGGGTTCCTGTGGTCAAGAGCAGATGTGAAGCCAAGAATTGAAAGCGTGTGTCATCGTCTCTCGAAGCTAGATCGCTCATGTAAGGCGCCATTAACTTTGACGTGCCCACCATCGCTGATAAAGCCAGTATTATCATGATTGAGCTTGCGAGGAATGTGTCAACAGACGATGATGGCATCGGCGAGGTCCTCCCTATATTGAAGAGCCAAGCGTGTACAAACCTGCCAAAAGATTCTGAGACAGCACGAGAGACACGTAAGCGGTGACCGCCAGCATCGCCGAATACTTGAAGCCTGCTGCAAACGTGCCCTCGTTGATTTTGCCTATGAAGAAACCCGACATCCACGTTTGAAGAATGATGCCGATGGAAAACAAGGTTATCTGAAGTTGCATAAGGTCAAATGAAGCTTGAGCCATGCCTGGAAGCGAAATCTGCGCCAACACGTAGATTGTCAAAGCCACAATCGTAGTAGTTAAGGCAATCAGCACGCTCCAAATGAAAGCTAAAATAATGTAAGGTTTAAGCAACGACCGCTTGTTTGTTTCAATGTCCTTGTTCTTCTCAGAATACTCAGCCAAGATCTCCAGAGCATTGGTTGATCCGCCACCAATCTCAATCGTCTCGATCAGTATGAAAAAGTGAACAAGCACAGGCCAGCTTTGAATCCTCTTTCTGACGCTGGCGAAGATTTTCTTCAAGCCGACTCCCCATTCAATCTGGCTTCTGACACTCTCAAGCAGACCGGAAAATCTTCCGTAGCCTTTCCTCTTGGAAGCGTGAATAATGCTCTTCTCTGGAGACAACCCGATTTTTCTGGCTTCGGTTACGTCTCTCAGAAAACTCGGCATGGACTCTTCCGCGGCGAAGTTTTCTGCTGCAAGTCTGTGGTACGCGATGGCTGAGGGCACTGAAACCCCGGCTAGGCAAGCAGTCACTACCAACGGTAGCCTGCTATGTTCAGCTATGAATTGCAGTTGAGGCACGAAGTAGACCAAGGCAGCAAAGACTGAAACGCCGACAGCTGGAAAAAGGAACTTGCGATAAACTGAAGTGAGCGATATGAACGTGCTCTTGCGAGCCTTTTGCGCAAACAACATGAACACTATGGAAATCGATGGCATTATCACAAAGATGAGCAAATACACGAAAGGTTCTGGACCTCTTGACCTCATACCGCCCGAGTACATAACTTCGAAAATCTGAGTTGAAGACATGGTAACGTACAATATGTAGGTGCACAGGGTCACGATCATCATCACGGCGTAAGCTTCAACAAGCGTGCCTAATTTTTCAACTGCCCGCAGCGAGGCTGCGCTCTGAATTTCCAAAATTGAGCGGAGTTTGCTTCTGAGAAAACTGACGGTGCTGCCTCCGCTTCTAACTGATGAGGCAAATCCTGCTAGAAAGTCTCGGTAAGTCTTCGACTTGGTTTTCTCAGCTTTCTTCTGCATAACGGTGAGCGGGTCGTAGCCTAAGACCTCCACTTGCCTCACCATGTCTTCAGCGTCTGTTTGAATCTTCGGCAACAGGTGAGCGTTGCGCATCTTCTTCCAGCTCTCATAAAGCGTAACGCCGCTCGCAGCTAGGGTCGTGAACATCATAACCGCGAAGGGCAACTCTGTCTCAATTTCTTCGGGAGAGTTAGCTCCGGAGAGTAGGTTGAGCATCCAACCGAAGATCTTGCCCATGCCTGCGGGTTTTAGCAAGGTGTCGTCACCGCTTGAAGTTTCTGAAAGACTCTGTCTCGAGCACAGACGGGTCGTGGTAGTACTTGCTCAGAACTTTGTTCACGCTTCGGTGGTCTCTGACGTTGTGTTCAACCATGTTCTGCAACACTTTTTTGCGGTATTCGAACTCAGACAACAATCGCTCGAAAGGTATGTCCATTTTTCGTGCCAATCGTTTGAACAAAATGCTCTCTTCAAGACGTTCCTGAAAGATGTCGGACGTGGCATTCCAACTGAACACGTCGACTATTTGGTTGGCGTCTTTTACTTCAGATACTTGGACAAATTTTCGACTGGAAACTTTCTTTCCTGACTCCAAGAACACCGGCGTCTGAACGTGCCTGACAACAATTACACAGTTCATCAACGTGATAATAGACGCTGGAATGTTCATCGGAGGCTGAGTCAAACGTTTAATGGCGGTCTCAACATCCTCAGCGTGCATAGTACAGAGGCCACCGTGTCCCGTAGCCAGCGCTTGGAACAGCACGTAAGCTTCTTCACCTCGAACCTCCCCGACGATTACAAGATCAGGACGATGCCTGACGGCAGACTT is part of the Candidatus Bathyarchaeia archaeon genome and encodes:
- a CDS encoding YkgJ family cysteine cluster protein, which produces MLPVPWRYIESWNCNGCGLCCKGFDVVLDFPEWVNIVKTYGVDYTIPGLSRLYLRRKNDGTCVFLQNHYNSWLCSMQHMKPAACKLWPFKISDKPRYGRPKEAEYPLTSMKLYVYVDPSCVGLRWGTPNPEFVSFVLPEFVDLALGQRRKQYYSTSRPFSPQSWKPW
- a CDS encoding type II secretion system F family protein — encoded protein: MLKPAGMGKIFGWMLNLLSGANSPEEIETELPFAVMMFTTLAASGVTLYESWKKMRNAHLLPKIQTDAEDMVRQVEVLGYDPLTVMQKKAEKTKSKTYRDFLAGFASSVRSGGSTVSFLRSKLRSILEIQSAASLRAVEKLGTLVEAYAVMMIVTLCTYILYVTMSSTQIFEVMYSGGMRSRGPEPFVYLLIFVIMPSISIVFMLFAQKARKSTFISLTSVYRKFLFPAVGVSVFAALVYFVPQLQFIAEHSRLPLVVTACLAGVSVPSAIAYHRLAAENFAAEESMPSFLRDVTEARKIGLSPEKSIIHASKRKGYGRFSGLLESVRSQIEWGVGLKKIFASVRKRIQSWPVLVHFFILIETIEIGGGSTNALEILAEYSEKNKDIETNKRSLLKPYIILAFIWSVLIALTTTIVALTIYVLAQISLPGMAQASFDLMQLQITLFSIGIILQTWMSGFFIGKINEGTFAAGFKYSAMLAVTAYVSLVLSQNLLAGLYTLGSSI